The region GCAGGGTGTGGCCTATAATTCGAACCTGTTAACACTGGGGACGGATAATTCCATCAACGATCTGTTTCAAGGCATGGTCGATATGACCAACCGCCCAGACGTGAAAATCATCAGCAACAGCTGGAACTTTCTGTTTTATCCCGACCAGCTTTCCTCTTATTCTGCCGCTATGCAGGATCTGCTGTTAAATACGGTGGTGTCCGCGTATACCAGCGCGGCGGATGTGCTGGCCAGTCAGGGGCAACTGATGGTGATGTCGGCCGGGAATGAAGGGCACCTGACGCCGGCGTTGTTTGCCGCGTTGCCGACGGTGCTGGACAATAACGGCTTGCAGGACAATATTGCCAACACCTGGATTAACGTCATGGCGTACGATCCGTCCCAGCCCACCAGCAGTGCGGCATTCATCGCCACCTTCAGCAATCTGGCGCAGGGCGCGACCGATTACAGCCTGCTGGCGCCGGGCGTTAACGTCATAACCACCTCCACCAACAACACCTTCGTTCGGATCAACGGCACCTCGTTTGCCTCACCCTATGTCGCCGGCGTCGGCGCGCTGGTCAGTCAGGCGTTTCCCTACATGAGCGGTAAGCAGATTGCCGATGTGCTGCTGTCCACCGCGACGCCGCTGATCGGCAGTAATTTGCCCAAAGCGGTGGTGCTGGCCAACGAGCAGTACGATGAAAACCAGTCGCTGACCGGCACCGCCGTCAAGGTCTACTCCACCCATACCGGCATTACGTTTACCGACGACGAACTGACCACGCTGATAAGCTCGCTGAAAATTAAAAGCCCGTATGACGGAATGACGGACGATCAGGTGCGGGCGGCGATTCTGAGCGCCGCCGCCGATCAGAATATCACCGTGATGTCGCAGAACGACTATCAGGCGCTGTTCGGCCAGGGTGTGGTCAATGCTTTCAAAGCGGTACAAGGCCCCGGTGTGCTGAACGCCAAACGGTTGGTGGACAGCGATCTCAGCAGCGGTACCTTTGGCGGAAACTTTGCGCTCTATTCGATTGATACCAAAGGTATCGACAGCACCTGGAGCAACGATATCGGCCAGGTAAAAAACACCGCCAGCGGCAGTGCGCTGTCCGGGTTAGACGTGGGCCTGCGTAAGCAAGGTGCCGGCACGTTGTACCTGACCGGCAATGATACGTTTGCCGGCCCGACCGTGGTAGAGGGCGGCAAGCTGATCGTGGGCAAGGTCGCCGGCGGTTCCGGCAGCCTGGCGGGAGACGCCTGGGTGCAGTCCGGCGCGGTGCTGGGCGGGCATGGCGCGATCAACGGTTCGGTGGTGGTGCAGAATGGCGGCACGCTGTCGCCCGGCAATTCGGTCGGGACGCTGACGGTCGGCAATGTACGTTTTGACCCCGGCTCGATTTATGAATTTGAGATTGATCAGCAGGGCAACGCCGACCAACTGGTGGTGACCAATAATGCCCAACTGGCGGGAACCGTGAAGCTGGTCGGGCGAACCACCGGACGTCTGGGCGATCGGTTTGCTTTGGTGCAGGTGGGCGGAACGCTGACCGGCGCGTTCGACAAGCTGGAATCAGTCAATAACTCGTTGTTTTTGGCCGACGCGCTTAGCTATAACCCGCAAAGCGCGTTCGTCAGCGTGGTGCGTAACAACGTTCGTTTCAGCGACGTGGCGCAAACCGCGAACCAGAGCGCGGTGGCGAATGCCATCGACAACCAGTCGGGCACCGCGGTGCTGAGCGCCATTGCCGACCTGCAGGATGCCGACAGCGCCCGGCGCGCTTTTGATAATCTGAACGGCGAGTTTTACGCCACGGCGCGCAATGCGCTGATTCGGAACAGCCGGTCGGTACGCGATATCCTGAACAGCACCATGAGCGGCGCGGGCAAAGGCGCCGAGCCCTGGGTGAGCAGTTGGGGATATGACGGCCGTCAGGATGGCGACGGCGTGCAGGCGGGCATGAAATACAATGGCTACGGTCTGCTGCTTGGCAACGGCGGGCATGTGGGGGAACAGGGGACACTGGGGTTTGCTGTTGGGGCGGAAAAAGGGCGGATCACGATGGATGATCGCGCGTCACGCGGCGATCTGAGCGCCTACCATGCCGGCGTGTATCTGTCTGGTCGGGCACTGGCGCTCGACCTGCGGTCCGGACTCAGTTACAGCTATATCACCCTCGATAGCCAGCGCGGCATCAACGTCTCCGGGCTGAACGGTCAGGCGACGGGCGATTATCGCGCCAATCTGGCGCAGGGATTCGTCGAAGCCAGTCACCGCTTTGATTTCTTTAATACCCTGAGCGTGGAGCCGTATGGCAACACCGCCTGGGTCTGGCTACAGAATCAGAGCGGGCAGGAGAGCGGGAACGGCGCGGCGCTGGCGTATGAGAAGGACACCACCCGCACCGCCTTTGCCACCGGCGGCCTGCGCCTGAAAGTCCGGCCATTGTCACGCCTGCCGGTATCGCTGTACGGGGATATCGGTTATCAGCGCCGTTTAATCCGCGACGATAATCAAGTTCGGCTGCGCTTTGTTTCCGGCGGCGATGCCTTTACTACCGAAGGTTTGCCGCTGGCGGACAATACCCGATTGATGCGGGCGGGCGTCTCGGTGGACTTCTCCCGCAATGTCCACCTGTCGCTGGGGTATCAGGGCGATCGCGCAACCCGGGTGAAAGACGACAGCGCGCAGGCGCTGTTCAGTATGGCGTTCTGACAGCATGACGTTCTGAGCAGGCGCGCCTTCCCTGCGGGGAAGGCGCGTTGTGAGGTCAGGGCGCGGGAATGGTAAAACGACGGTGGATGGCTTCCAGTTCCGTCAGCACGTCTTCGCCGAGCGTCAGGTCAAGGCTGTCCAGATTCGTCTTTAATTGTTCCAGCGTGGTGGCGCCGAGCAGGGTGCTGGCGACAAACGGCTGCTGACGCACAAACGCCAGCGCCATCTGCGCCGGATCCAGTCCGTGTTTTTGCGCCAGCGTCACGTATTCGGCGATGGCTTGCTGGGTATGAGGCGCTGAGTAACGCACAAAGCGGCTAAACAGCGTATTGCGTGCGCCGGCCGGTTTGGCGCCGTTCAGGTATTTGCCCGTCAATGTGCCAAACGCCAGCGGCGAATAGGCCAGCAGTTCCACCCCTTCATGCTGGCTGATTTCCGCCAGACCGACCTCGAAGCTGCGATTCAGCAGGCTATAGGGATTCTGGATAGAGACAATGCGCGGCAGGTCGTGCTTGTCCGCCAGTTGCAGATAGCGCATCACGCCCCACGGGGTTTCGTTCGACACGCCGATGTAGCGAATTTTACCGGCGCGTACCTGTTCGTTCAGCGCCTCCAATGTTTCCAGCAGCGTGACGGCCGGTTTTTCGCTGGTGTACTGATAGCTCAGTTTGCCGAAGCTGTTGATCTGGCGCTGCGGCCAGTGCAGCTGATACAGATCGATATAGTCGGTGTTCAGGCGCTTGAGGCTGTCGTCCAGCGCGGCGCGGATATTTTTGCGGTCCAGCGCCTGCTGCGGACGCAGGCTGTTGTCGTTGCCGCGCACCGGCCCGGCGACTTTGCTGGCGATAATCAGCTTTTCGCGCCCGCCGCGGCTTTTCAGCCAGGAACCGATATAGCTTTCCGTCAGCCCCTGCGTTTCCGAACGTGGCGGAACCGGATAGATTTCCGCGGTATCAATCAGGTTAACACCGGCGGCAACCGCGAGATCCAACTGGGCGTGGGCATCCGCTTCGCTGTTTTGTTCGCCAAAGGTCATGGTGCCCAGACCCAGCGTACTGACTTCCAGACTGCTGTGGGGAATACGGTGATAGAGCATTGCAGTGTCCTTTTTATTCTTCTGAGTAACGCGGGTGCGACGGCACCGTATTTTCGACTATAACCAAGCCGTGGCGAGGGGGGAAGACTCTTTGTGCGGGAAAGCTGGGCATTAATGCGGGGAAAAACGGTTTTCCCCCTGACAAGGGCGGCGGCGGGGATGGCGGGGCCGAACAACATCCCCGAATTTGACCCGGCTGACGCGAATAACCGCTCTAGCGTTCAATCATCTGGGAAATGTTGTCGTTGTTGATCTGGTGTTTCACGCCTTCTTCATCAGTATAACTGAGCAGGCCGGTAGCCGGATCCAGCGTCGGTTTCCCCTTGCTTAGCAGCATCTGGCCGTCTTTGGTGGCGATAACATAGTGGCTGGCGCAGCCGGAAAGCAGGACGACAAAAGTCAGGGCAACGGCGGTTTTTATCCGAAATCGCATGCTGAATTTACCTGTTATTTAGCAAAAAAACTGAACGTCTTTTCAGTCTAGCAAAGCGTTGTCCGGGCGGGGTTAGGATTTATGGTAAAAAAATTAAAAAGATACGTAAGGATAGGACGGGAAACGGCACGCTGGCCGTTTCCCGTGGGGGAATTAGTGTTTTTTGGCGGGTTTCTTGCCGCGCATCAGGTTCAGCGCCTCCACTGACATGGAGAAGAACATGGCGAAATAGATGTAGCCTTTCGGCACGTGAATGTTGACGCTTTCCAGAATCAGCGTAAAGCCCACCAGAATCAGGAACGACAGCGCCAGCATTTTCACCGATGGGTGGCGATCGACAAATTCCCCGATGGGACGGGCGGAAAACATCATGACGCCGACGGCAATCACTACGGCCGCCATCATAATGAACAGATGGTCGGACAGGCCCACGGCGGTAATCACCGAATCGAGGCTGAAGATGATGTCCAGCAGCATAATCTGCACGATGGCGCCAAAGAAGGAATGCACCTGCGAGGTATGATCTTCCGCGCCGCCTTCAATGGTTTCGTGGATCTCCTTGCTGGATTTCCAGATCAGAAACAGGCCGCCGAGGAACAGAATCAGGTCGCGGGCGGAAACCTCCTGCCCGAACACGCTAAACAGCGGATTGGTGAGTCTGATAACCCAGGCGATGGACGCCAGCAGGCCGAGGCGCATCAGCATGGCGCCCATCAGGCCGATACGGCGGGCTTTATTCTGCTGATGTTTGGGGAGCTTGGCGACAACCAGCGACAAAAAGATGATGTTGTCTATGCCCAGCACGATTTCCAGTATGGTGAGTGTTCCCAGCGCCAACCAGGCGTTGGGGTCTGCGATCCAATCGAACATTATCTCAATGCATCCTTAAACGAAACGTAAACAACCATTATCTCTGGCCTACTACCGCGCAGGCAAGAGGATTTAGGCTATGTCCCGCCCGGTGGGCATTACAGCAGAAAATGCCGGGCCAGTAACGGTGTAGTAAAGGTTTTCTTCAGGTAAAAACCGCGTGGCAGCGTCAGAATCGGCTGCCCGTGTTCGCCAATCGCTTCGGTCAGCGCCCGGCTGTTGGCGGCCTTGGGGCGCAGCTGCAACACCTCGCCGTGACGAGCGGTGATGCTTTCCACTTTGCCCAGCACGATCAAATCCATCAATTCTTCCCAGTCCTGCCTTAACTGACGCTCTTCCTCCGGGCTGGGGCTCCATAACAACGGCGCGCCGATACGGCGCTCCCCCAGCGGGATAGGGCGCGATCCTTCCACCGGAATCCACAGTACTCTGGTCAGCTTGTGGCGCACATGGCTGCTTTCCCAGGTCACGCCGCTATTGCCGGTTAGCGGCGCCACGCAGACAAAGGTGGTTTCCAGCGGCCGTCCCTGTTCATCCACCGGGATGGTTTTCAGCTCAATGCCGATATCGGGGAAGTCCTGCTCCGGTTTGCTGCCGGCGCTGGCACCCAGAAAACGCTCCAGCAGCACGCCGATCCACCCTTTGTCTCGCTTAAGGTTGGCAGGCAACGGCAGTTGGGCGATTCGAGCCAGTTCCGCCAGCGAATAGCCGGCCAGCGCCTGCGCCCGCAGCAGCAGGGCCTGCTCACTGTCCGGCGGGTTCTGGTGGGGAGTGGGTGTCTGCATGGATTGCTTGTCCGTTACTGATAACAAGGGTGATTAAAAAAAGTACAGCCATAACGGAGGATAACGTCAGGCAGTCGGTTATTCGGGAGAAAAATAATAATAGCATGATTCTTTTATGATTTTTCTCCCACTATTCACAGGCAAAAATAAGCTGCCGATTTTTGTTCATGACAAGACACCGACAATGAACAGGATTTTACACCATGTTATCCACAGTTTTTTGGGATAACTGGGATAACTCGGGATCACTGTTTTGATTTACAGCCTTGACGGGCGGTGCTTTTGCTGGTTTTGCCGATTTTTTGGCTGGATTCCGGCGGTTGTCTGTGGATAAAACCGAAGTAGTGCGATCTTTCGCCATTTCGAAAACTACATCAGAATCGGGCCGTGTCAGGCGGTGGAGAAGTCGGGGAAAGGCGGGTTAATTGGTTGAAAGGGAATGGCAATTTAGCGGGAGAGATCACAGCTGCATGAAGGCTGAAATGAGTTTTACGCACTTTTTCATGATGTTCTTCACAAAGATGTCCACAGAAAAAGTGAATAAACCGTCGGAATTGCCGCATGAATGTTTATAACTTTGATCCTATCTGTGGGTTAACCGCGTTTTATCAGAGATGAGTGGGAGCGACGAGGCGGTGGTCCGAGCCGCCGATGTCCGGTGCGATCGCCGGAAGCGGCATCAATAAAAGGGATGTAAAGCGGGAGTTTACCGTCTGTCAGGAGTGTGAAACAATCGAGTCATCTTTGCATTCTAGTTTATCGAGGTAGTCCGGTGATCGACGATGATGGCTACCGCCCGAATGTTGGTATTGTAATTTGTAATCGGCAAGGGCAGGTATTGTGGGCCCGTCGTTACGGCCAGCACTCCTGGCAGTTTCCTCAAGGGGGCATCAACCCCGGAGAAAGCGCGGAACAAGCGATGTACCGCGAACTGTTCGAGGAGGTGGGGCTGCGGAAAAAGGATGTTCGTATCCTGGCTTCCACCCGAAGCTGGTTACGCTATAAATTGCCAAAACGTTTGGTGCGTTGGGATACAAAACCGGTCTGTATCGGCCAAAAGCAAAAATGGTTTCTGCTACAGTTAATGTGTAATGAATCAGACATCAACATGCAAAGCAGCGGCACCCCGGAATTCGACGGGTGGCGCTGGGTGAGCTACTGGTATCCGGTGCGCCAGGTGGTGTCGTTCAAACGTGACGTTTATCGAAAGGTGATGAAGGAGTTTGTCGTCGCCGTAATGCAGCTACAGGAGAATTCGGCTATCCGAATATCATCAGGAACCAGACGAAAACGAGGATAATCCGACACATCATGATGCTCACGCGACTGCGAGAAATTATTGAGAAGGTTGCGGCCGCAGCCCGGCTGAGTGATGCGTTGGACATTCTGGTGAATGAAACTTGTCTGGCGATGGATACCGAAGTCTGTTCCATCTATCTGGCCGATCACGATCGTCAATGTTATTACCTGATGGCGACGCGTGGGCTGAAAAAGCCGCGCGGTCGCACCATCACGCTGGCGTTCGGTCAGGGGGTTGTCGGCCTGGTCGGCGAACGGGCGGAACCCATCAATCTGGCGGATGCGCAAAGCCACCCCAGTTTCAAATTCATTCCTGCCGTGCGCGAACAGCACTTCCGCTCATTTCTGGGCGTGCCGGTGATCCATCGGCGTCAACTGCTGGGTGTGCTGGTTGTTCAGCAGCGCGAACACCGGCAGTTCGACAAAAACGAAGAATCGTTCATGGTGACGCTGGCTACCCAGATGGCGGCCATCCTGTCCCTGTCACAGATGAAAGCGCTGTTCGGGCAATACCGGCAGACTCGCATCAAGGCGATGGCGGCCTCTTCCGGCGTGGCGATCGCCCCCGGTTGGCAGGACCGCAGTCAGCCGTCGCTGGAGCTGGTGTTTCCGGCTTCCAGTCTGGATAGCGATCGCGAACGATCACGGCTGTTGATGGCGATGGAAGAGGCCGGGTCGGAGTTCCGCCGTTTCAGTAAGCGTTTCAGCGCCAGCGCGCAGAAAGAGAGCGCGGCGATCTTCGATTTCTATTCCCACCTGCTTAACGATGCCCGTCTCAAACGCGAATTGTTTCAGGAGGTGGATACAGGCAGCGTGGCCGAATGGGCGGTCAAAGTGGTGATCGAGCGGTTTGCCGCGCAATTCGCCAGTCTGCAGGATCCTTACCTGCGCGATCGTTCCAGCGACTTGCGGGCGTTGGGGCAACGTCTGCTGTTCCATCTTGATGACAATGCCCAGAGCAATGGTCAGTGGCCGGAGCGCTTCATTCTGGTGGCGGACGAGCTGACCGCCACGCTGTTGGCGGAGGTGCCGCAGGAACGTCTGGCCGGTGTGGTCGCCTATGACGGCGCCGCTAATTCCCACGCGGCCATTCTGGTGCGGGCGATGGGGATTCCCACGCTGATGGGCGCCGATATCCAACCCGAGCTGTTGCACCAGCGCCTGCTGGTGCTGGATGGTTATCGCGGCGAGTTGCTGGTGGACCCGGAACCGGTGCTGGTGCAGGAGTATCAGCGTCTGCTGAGTGAGGAAAACGAACTCACCCGGCTGGCGGAAGATGACATGGAACGCCCGGCGGTGCTGAAAAGCGGCGAGCGGGTGGAGGTGATGCTTAACGCCGGTCTGAGCGCCGAACATGAAAAGCGTTTTATCAATCAGGTAGACGGGGTAGGGCTGTATCGCACCGAAATTCCGTTCATGCTGCAAAACGGCTTCCCTTCGGAAGAGGAGCAGATGACGCAATATGAAGGCATGTTGCGGCTTTATCCGTCCCGTCCGGTACTGTTGCGTACGCTGGATATCGGCGCGGACAAGCAATTGCCTTATCTGCCCATCAGTGAAGAAAATCCTTGTCTGGGCTGGCGCGGCATCCGCGTCACGCTCGATCAGCCGGAAATTTTCATGATTCAGGTTCGCGCCATGCTGCGCGCCAATGCGCATATCGGCAATCTGAGCATTTTACTGCCGATGATCAACAGCCTGGATGAGATCGATGAGGCTAAACAGTTGATCGATCGCGCCGCAGCGGAAGTCGCGGAAATGCTCGGCTTCCCGCAGCCGCGGCCGCGCATCGGCATTATGATCGAGGTGCCGTCGGTATTGTTTCTGTTGCCGCATCTGGCGTCCCGCATCGATTTTGTCTCCGTCGGCACCAATGACCTGACCCAGTATCTGTTGGCGGTGGATCGTAATAATCCGCATGTCGGCGCCCTGTACGACAGCCTGCATCCGTCGATGCTGCAGGCGCTGAACATGATCATCAGCCATTGCCGACAATATCAGTTGCCGGTATCGGTGTGCGGCGAGATGGCTGGCGAGCCGATGGGCGCGCTGTTGCTGATCGGGCTGGGATACCGCACGCTAAGCATGAACGGGCGTAGCGTCGCCCGCATCAAATACCTGCTGCGCCGGATTGGCGAGGAGGAAACGCGCCAACTGACAGACAAAGTGCTCAAGGCACAAACCGCCAGCGAAGTGCGCCAGTGGGCGTCGATTTTTATCGAAGAGCGCGGGCTGGGCGGCCTGATTCGCGGCGGGCGTTGAGCGCGGCGCGGCCCCGTTTTTAGGCCGGAAATGTTTACAGTTCTTTTATTCCCTCGTCACCAACTGTTTCTGCTGGCTATGCTATCATGCGCAACCGCGGACGGCTGACGGAAGCCTTGCCTTCCTTCCGGCCCATGAATAGCCCCGAAATCAGGGACAAAGCAACGATAATGTGGTGATCGATGACGACGAGCTATCTGGTATTTCCCCAGTTTGATCCGGTAATTTTTTCGTTAGGGCCGGTTTCCCTGCACTGGTATGGATTGATGTATTTGGTCGGGTTTGTGTTTGCCATGTGGCTGGCGGTTCGCCGGGCGAACAAACCGGGTAGCGGATGGCGCAAGGAAGAGGTGGAAAACCTGCTCTATTTCGGATTCCTCGGCGTGTTTGTGGGTGGTCGTCTGGGTTATGTGTTGTTCTATGCTCTTCCTGCTTTTCTGGATAATCCGCTCTATCTGTTCCGCGTGTGGGATGGCGGCATGTCTTTCCACGGCGGCCTGCTTGGCGTCATCACGGTCATGCTGTGGTTTGCGCATCGCACCAAACGTCATTTCTTCCAGGTGTCTGATTTCATGGCTCCGCTGATTCCGTTTGGTCTGGGCGCCGGGCGTCTGGGTAACTTTATCAATGGCGAGCTGTGGGGCCGGGTTTCCACCGATACGCCGTGGGCGATGCTGTTCCCCGGTTCGCGCGGCGAAGACATGGCGCTGGCGGCCGGCAACCCGCAGTGGCAGGCGATCTTTAATCAATACGGCGTATTGCCTCGTCACCCGTCGCAGTTGTATGAACTGGCGTTGGAAGGGGTGGTGCTGTTTATCATTCTGAATGTATTCATTCGCAAAGCACGCCCGATGGGCAGCGTATCCGGCCTGTTCCTGATCGGCTACGGCGCCTTCCGCATCATTGTGGAATTCTTCCGCCAGCCGGATGCTCAACTGGGGCTGTTCGGCGGCGTCAGTATGGGGCAGATCCTGTCGGTACCGATGGTATTGGCCGGAATCCTGATGATGGTCTGGGCGTATCGCCGCCAGTCTGCCCGGCAGTGATTGTTGTTAAAAATTAAGTCGATGAGGTGGTATGAAACAGTATCTGGAACTGATGAAAAAGGTGCTCGAAGAAGGAACTCCCAAGGATGACCGCACGGGTACGGGGACGTTATCGATTTTCGGCCATCAGATGCGTTTCAACCTGCAGGATGGTTTTCCGCTGGTGACCACCAAACGTTGCCACCTGCGCTCCATCATCCATGAGCTGTTGTGGTTTCTGAACGGCGATACCAATGTCGGCTACTTGCATGACAACAAGGTCACCATTTGGGATGAATGGGCTGATGAAAATGGCGATCTGGGGCCGGTTTACGGCAAACAGTGGCGTGCCTGGGGAACGGCGGACGGCCGTCAGGTAGACCAGTTGCAGACGGTGCTGAAACAGCTGAAGCAGGACCCGGACTCCCGTCGCATCATCGTTTCCGCCTGGAATGTGGGCGAGCTGGACAAAATGGCGCTGGCGCCCTGCCACGCATTTTTCCAGTTTTATGTTGCGAACGGCAAACTGTCTTGCCAGTTGTACCAGCGCTCCTGCGACATTTTCCTCGGTCTGCCGTTCAATATTGCCAGCTATGCGCTGCTGGTGCATATGATGGCGCAGCAGTGTGACCTGGAGGTCGGCGATTTCGTCTGGACCGGCGGCGATACCCACCTCTACAACAACCACCTTGAGCAGACGCACCTGCAGCTTAGCCGCGAGCCGCGTCCTTTGCCGCGGCTGGTAATCAAACGCCGTCCTGCGTCGCTGTTTGATTACCAGTTTGACGATTTCGAGATCGAGGGGTATGACCCGCACCCTGCCATCAAGGCGCCGGTGGCGGTCTAAACCGATCCTACCCTGATATCACCGCCCAACGGCGGATGCCGCTGACCATGGAAATGGCTATTTCCTGTTGATCGGCCGGGCATCTTGCCGTTGGGCGGTTTTTTTTGTCTTGTCTCCTGATTTGCGAGCAGCCGCGCAGTTTCTTTGTCGGTTGCCGCCGCACAGCATCTTGTCTGCGAAGCGCCTCGTAACCTCATCCTCCGTCGCTATTCACGCTGATATCGCGCTCTAGAATGGCGGTCATGAACAGATACAACGCACGGCAACAGGGTTTTTCCCTGCTGGAACTCATCGTGGTGATCACCATTGTGGCTTTGCTGACGGGCGGCGGCCTGCATAGCTGGCTGGCTTATCGCCATGCTCTTTTGCTGGAACAACATGCCCGGCACCTGCTGGCATTCGTGACGCGCATACAGGCCAGCGCCTACTGGCACAATCAGACCGAAAGCCTGTGGTTCAAATCGGTGGACGGCAACTGGTGTATTGGGAATGGCGCTGAACCTGCTACCTGTCCGCCGGAAAGCGCTTTCGTTTTTACCCGCGCGGTGCGGGACGCAGCGATCGCCGACATTACCAGCCAGCGGTTGGTGTTTTATGGCCTGCGTAATGCCGCACAGGCTGGGCATCTCACCCTGAGCAACTCGGCCGGGCGGGTCAGGCTGGTGATATCGGCACGAGGGCGCTTACGCCTTTGCAGCGAGTCCCGGCCGGTGCAGGGGATCCCGCTATGCTGAGCAAGTTAACCGGGAAGGTTGCGGGTGGGTTTACCCTGCCGGAGGTGATGCTGGCGATGGGGATGAGCAGCCTGATCATGCTGGCGGTGGCGCAACTGCTACCGTTGTTGCGAGCCCAGACGCAGGATAGCGCCAGCCTGATCCGGCTGGAACAACTGCTTAGCCAGACCCTGTTCGGTATAGAAAAAGATCTTCGGCGCGCCGGATTTTGCGCCGGCCGCTGTCAGGGAAGCGCGCTGACGCTGGAAGCCGGAGCGACGAAACAGGTGAGTTGTCTGTCGGTGGCTTATGACGTTAACCGTAATGGTCGCTGGGAAACGGAGGAGCAGTCGGAGCCGGAGTTTTTCAGCTACCGTCTGCGCGCTGGCGCGCTGGAGGTACAAACGGGCGGCCCGCGTTGTCAGGGAAACCGTTGGGAGAAATTGCTGGATCCCGGCGAGGTGACCATCGCCCGTTTTGAGATCACGAAGGAGACGTCCGGTGCACAACCGCGTTATCGGGTATTGCTGGAAGGGTACTGGACCACGCGTCCGACACGGCGGCAGCAGGTCAATAGCCTGGTAACGGGGAGGAATCATGCAGGGTAGACGACAGCAGGGCAGCATACTCGTGATAGTGATGCTGGTTATGATGATCGGCTTGTTAATGTTGGGCGGATTGCAGCGTCAGCTGGATATTCAGTTGCAGCAGGGCATTGACGAACAGCGCTTTTGGCAGGCATTCAATCAGGGGCTGTCGTCGCTGAA is a window of Dickeya solani IPO 2222 DNA encoding:
- the lgt gene encoding prolipoprotein diacylglyceryl transferase translates to MTTSYLVFPQFDPVIFSLGPVSLHWYGLMYLVGFVFAMWLAVRRANKPGSGWRKEEVENLLYFGFLGVFVGGRLGYVLFYALPAFLDNPLYLFRVWDGGMSFHGGLLGVITVMLWFAHRTKRHFFQVSDFMAPLIPFGLGAGRLGNFINGELWGRVSTDTPWAMLFPGSRGEDMALAAGNPQWQAIFNQYGVLPRHPSQLYELALEGVVLFIILNVFIRKARPMGSVSGLFLIGYGAFRIIVEFFRQPDAQLGLFGGVSMGQILSVPMVLAGILMMVWAYRRQSARQ
- a CDS encoding prepilin peptidase-dependent protein, translating into MLSKLTGKVAGGFTLPEVMLAMGMSSLIMLAVAQLLPLLRAQTQDSASLIRLEQLLSQTLFGIEKDLRRAGFCAGRCQGSALTLEAGATKQVSCLSVAYDVNRNGRWETEEQSEPEFFSYRLRAGALEVQTGGPRCQGNRWEKLLDPGEVTIARFEITKETSGAQPRYRVLLEGYWTTRPTRRQQVNSLVTGRNHAG
- the thyA gene encoding thymidylate synthase yields the protein MKQYLELMKKVLEEGTPKDDRTGTGTLSIFGHQMRFNLQDGFPLVTTKRCHLRSIIHELLWFLNGDTNVGYLHDNKVTIWDEWADENGDLGPVYGKQWRAWGTADGRQVDQLQTVLKQLKQDPDSRRIIVSAWNVGELDKMALAPCHAFFQFYVANGKLSCQLYQRSCDIFLGLPFNIASYALLVHMMAQQCDLEVGDFVWTGGDTHLYNNHLEQTHLQLSREPRPLPRLVIKRRPASLFDYQFDDFEIEGYDPHPAIKAPVAV
- a CDS encoding prepilin peptidase-dependent protein, whose product is MNRYNARQQGFSLLELIVVITIVALLTGGGLHSWLAYRHALLLEQHARHLLAFVTRIQASAYWHNQTESLWFKSVDGNWCIGNGAEPATCPPESAFVFTRAVRDAAIADITSQRLVFYGLRNAAQAGHLTLSNSAGRVRLVISARGRLRLCSESRPVQGIPLC